Proteins found in one Rhodobacter capsulatus SB 1003 genomic segment:
- a CDS encoding ABC1 kinase family protein codes for MTERKPDMKPMPVPSSRFVRAAKLGGLASSIAGSVMAEGAKSLARGQRPVMSDLLLTPQNALKVADKLAQMRGAAMKMGQLMSMDAGEMLPPELSQIMARLRAEAHFMPPAQLKKVLIAAWGPDFLKHFKKFDVHPIAAASIGQVHRAWTKDGRDLAIKVQYPGVRKSIDSDVDNVATLMKISGLVPKGLDIAPMLEEAKRQLHEEADYEREGKYLALFGQLKENSADFTVPALHADLTTREVLAMSFVEGVPIESLETAPQAERDRVMRLIVDLIFRELFDYRLMQTDPNFANFRYDPATGRVILLDFGATREFPEAFADRYRRLLRAGLDDDMTGVRDAAREIGFLHAEMPEDLEALLLEMFRMSVEPLRQPGFYDFGQNDLALRMRDESLALQSHRHHFRFPPVDSLFLQRKFGGVYLLATKLRARIDLRNVVESWL; via the coding sequence ATGACCGAGCGCAAGCCCGATATGAAACCCATGCCCGTGCCGTCCTCGCGTTTCGTGCGCGCGGCGAAGCTTGGCGGGCTGGCCTCCAGCATCGCGGGCTCGGTGATGGCCGAGGGGGCGAAAAGCCTTGCCCGCGGCCAGCGCCCGGTGATGAGCGATCTGCTGCTGACGCCGCAAAACGCGCTCAAGGTCGCCGACAAGCTGGCGCAGATGCGCGGCGCGGCGATGAAGATGGGGCAGCTGATGTCGATGGACGCGGGCGAGATGCTGCCGCCCGAGCTGTCGCAGATCATGGCCCGGCTGCGCGCCGAGGCGCATTTCATGCCGCCCGCGCAGCTGAAAAAGGTGCTGATCGCCGCTTGGGGTCCGGATTTCCTCAAGCATTTCAAGAAATTCGACGTGCATCCCATCGCCGCCGCCTCGATCGGGCAGGTGCACCGGGCCTGGACGAAAGACGGCCGCGATCTGGCGATCAAGGTGCAATATCCGGGCGTGCGCAAGTCGATCGATTCGGATGTCGACAATGTCGCGACGCTGATGAAGATTTCGGGCCTCGTGCCGAAGGGGCTCGATATCGCGCCGATGCTGGAGGAGGCGAAGCGGCAGCTGCACGAAGAGGCCGATTACGAGCGCGAGGGCAAGTATCTGGCGCTGTTCGGGCAACTCAAGGAAAACAGTGCCGATTTCACCGTGCCCGCGCTGCATGCCGATCTGACCACGCGCGAGGTTCTGGCGATGTCTTTTGTCGAAGGCGTGCCGATCGAAAGCCTGGAAACCGCGCCGCAGGCGGAACGCGACCGGGTGATGCGGCTGATCGTCGATCTGATCTTCCGCGAACTCTTCGACTACCGGCTGATGCAGACCGACCCGAATTTCGCCAATTTCCGCTACGATCCGGCAACGGGGCGGGTGATCTTGCTCGATTTCGGCGCGACGCGGGAATTCCCCGAGGCTTTTGCCGACCGCTATCGGCGGCTTTTACGCGCGGGGCTCGATGACGACATGACCGGCGTGCGCGATGCCGCGCGCGAGATCGGTTTCCTGCATGCCGAGATGCCCGAGGATCTGGAGGCGCTGCTGCTCGAGATGTTCCGGATGTCGGTCGAGCCCCTGCGTCAGCCCGGGTTTTACGATTTCGGCCAGAACGATCTGGCGCTGCGGATGCGCGACGAAAGCCTGGCCTTGCAGTCGCATCGGCATCATTTCCGCTTCCCGCCGGTGGACAGCCTGTTTCTGCAGCGCAAATTCGGCGGCGTCTATCTTCTGGCCACGAAGCTGCGCGCCCGGATCGACCTGCGCAACGTCGTCGAAAGCTGGCTTTAA
- a CDS encoding response regulator transcription factor: MRLLLVEDTADLAETLARHLRAEGHAVDLATDVEGARTALAVSDYACVILDLGLPDGSGLAVLRDCRDRGDRTPVIIATARDQISDRIAGLDAGADDYVVKPFDLNELSARIRAHARRAQGVPEARIVLGELEVDRALARVWRAGAEVRLTAREWALFEALLGARGRVLGKSALEEALYAFDDRIEGNAIEVYVSRLRAKLGPAVIETRRGLGYVLP, from the coding sequence ATGCGTCTGCTTCTGGTCGAAGATACCGCCGATCTGGCCGAGACCCTTGCGCGCCATCTGCGCGCCGAGGGCCATGCCGTCGATCTGGCGACCGATGTCGAGGGCGCGCGCACGGCGCTGGCGGTCAGCGACTATGCCTGCGTGATCCTGGATCTGGGCCTGCCCGACGGTTCGGGGCTGGCGGTGCTGCGCGACTGCCGCGACCGTGGCGACCGCACGCCGGTCATCATCGCCACCGCCCGCGACCAGATTTCCGACCGTATCGCGGGGCTGGATGCCGGGGCCGATGATTACGTGGTCAAGCCCTTCGATCTGAACGAATTGTCCGCCCGCATCCGGGCCCATGCCCGGCGCGCGCAGGGCGTGCCCGAGGCGCGGATCGTGCTGGGCGAGCTGGAAGTGGACCGGGCGCTTGCCCGGGTCTGGCGGGCGGGGGCCGAGGTGCGGCTGACGGCGCGGGAATGGGCGCTCTTCGAGGCGCTTTTGGGCGCGCGCGGCCGGGTTCTGGGCAAATCCGCGCTGGAAGAGGCGCTTTACGCCTTTGACGACCGGATCGAGGGCAATGCGATCGAGGTCTATGTCTCGCGGTTGCGCGCGAAGCTGGGCCCCGCGGTGATCGAGACCCGGCGCGGTCTGGGCTATGTGCTGCCATGA
- a CDS encoding lysozyme inhibitor LprI family protein, with product MRVLPLPLLIALGFPAAALAGNQTADCMAQATTPAEQLACVGKSSEACRSHLVDAQPALVAGCITDEVGWWRHRLMDAEAAMQARAEKLDVPYTKQIAEGAPRLTDDFEAMRKAWASWAEKRCTFEAMAHRNSPRRMVYAIDCHLHLTAEQALYLEAAAKGK from the coding sequence ATGCGCGTCCTTCCTCTTCCGCTTCTGATCGCGCTTGGCTTTCCGGCCGCGGCGCTGGCGGGCAACCAGACCGCCGACTGCATGGCACAGGCAACGACCCCCGCAGAGCAGCTGGCCTGTGTCGGCAAATCCTCGGAGGCCTGCCGGTCGCATCTGGTCGATGCCCAGCCCGCGCTGGTGGCGGGCTGCATCACCGACGAGGTGGGCTGGTGGCGGCACAGGCTGATGGATGCCGAGGCGGCGATGCAGGCGCGGGCGGAAAAGCTTGATGTGCCCTATACGAAACAGATCGCCGAGGGGGCGCCGCGCCTGACCGATGATTTCGAGGCGATGCGCAAGGCCTGGGCCAGCTGGGCCGAGAAGCGCTGCACCTTCGAGGCGATGGCGCATCGCAATTCGCCGCGACGGATGGTATATGCGATCGACTGTCACCTGCACCTGACGGCCGAACAGGCGCTTTATCTTGAAGCCGCGGCCAAGGGCAAGTAA
- the puhB gene encoding photosynthetic complex putative assembly protein PuhB, with translation MSDHDFDFEPQPGIPAPLPEGEEILWQGKPDMWMLARDAFKIRWMTGIMLFVAAWRTALYWHEEGARVALPTAVLFLLMAAVVYGLMLLLAFAQARAAIYTITSARVILRIGAALQVTFTIPFTVIESMSLAKLGRKGFGTIALQNRSDMRLSYGVLWPHARPWHFRVPQAAFRCIPEAEKVARILSEAAQAKLNEPQVVAAPKAGAALAVAE, from the coding sequence ATGTCAGACCATGACTTCGACTTCGAACCCCAGCCGGGGATCCCCGCTCCCCTGCCGGAAGGCGAGGAGATTCTCTGGCAAGGCAAGCCCGACATGTGGATGCTGGCGCGCGACGCGTTCAAGATCCGCTGGATGACGGGCATCATGCTGTTTGTCGCCGCCTGGCGCACCGCGCTTTACTGGCACGAGGAAGGCGCCCGGGTGGCGCTGCCCACCGCCGTCCTGTTCCTTCTGATGGCCGCTGTCGTCTACGGGCTGATGCTTCTGCTCGCCTTCGCGCAGGCCCGTGCCGCGATCTACACCATCACCTCGGCCCGCGTGATCCTGCGCATCGGCGCCGCGCTGCAGGTGACCTTCACCATTCCCTTCACCGTGATCGAATCGATGTCGCTGGCCAAGCTGGGCCGCAAGGGCTTCGGCACGATCGCGCTGCAGAACCGCTCGGACATGCGCCTGTCCTATGGCGTGCTCTGGCCGCATGCGCGCCCCTGGCATTTCCGCGTGCCGCAGGCCGCCTTCCGCTGCATCCCCGAGGCCGAAAAGGTCGCCCGCATCCTCTCCGAGGCCGCGCAGGCGAAACTGAACGAACCGCAGGTCGTCGCCGCGCCGAAAGCCGGCGCCGCTCTGGCCGTGGCGGAATAA
- a CDS encoding diacylglycerol kinase produces the protein MTKPEEPAPQVVPPRPGLGHLIDATGYSLSGMGRLWRETAARQELILGAVALGLLALFGASAAHFLGFGVLFALLLAVEALNTAIEVLTDRISPEWSRAAKDAKDLGSLAVGLMVLCNVGFVAAVGLGLV, from the coding sequence ATGACCAAGCCGGAAGAACCCGCGCCGCAGGTGGTGCCGCCGCGGCCGGGGCTGGGGCATCTGATCGATGCGACCGGCTATTCGCTCTCCGGGATGGGGCGGCTTTGGCGCGAGACCGCCGCCCGGCAGGAACTGATCCTGGGCGCCGTCGCGCTGGGGCTTTTGGCGCTTTTCGGTGCGTCGGCGGCGCACTTCTTGGGCTTTGGCGTGCTTTTCGCGCTGCTTCTGGCCGTCGAGGCGCTGAACACCGCGATCGAGGTGCTGACCGACCGGATCTCGCCCGAATGGTCGCGGGCGGCCAAGGACGCCAAGGATCTGGGCTCGCTGGCCGTCGGGCTGATGGTGCTGTGCAATGTCGGTTTCGTCGCGGCGGTGGGGCTTGGCCTCGTCTGA
- a CDS encoding NifB/NifX family molybdenum-iron cluster-binding protein has protein sequence MLIAVASQNFRTISGQAGETGPFLIYEVAAGAKAQEVARIDLPEALRMPAEDPASPHPFDDMTAVISAAATEAFGDRMAARGVLAVVSEEETDPASAAASLAVAIVEALSAAGMRLEDLEGCGCGDHGREGCDGQGGCGGHDHDHGHDHGGCGCGGGGHHHGRGHGHGRRRGGRGCGCGGQDHAAEAVPVLRDAPRQGGGCGCGGGGSCRG, from the coding sequence ATGCTCATCGCTGTCGCCAGCCAGAATTTCCGCACCATTTCCGGCCAGGCCGGAGAGACCGGCCCGTTCCTGATCTACGAGGTCGCGGCGGGGGCCAAGGCGCAGGAAGTGGCGCGGATCGACCTGCCCGAGGCGCTGCGGATGCCCGCCGAGGATCCCGCCTCCCCGCATCCGTTCGACGACATGACGGCGGTGATTTCCGCCGCCGCGACCGAGGCTTTCGGCGACCGGATGGCGGCGCGCGGCGTTCTGGCCGTGGTCAGCGAGGAAGAGACCGATCCGGCCAGCGCTGCGGCTTCGCTTGCCGTGGCCATCGTCGAGGCGCTTTCGGCCGCGGGGATGCGGCTGGAGGATCTGGAGGGCTGCGGTTGTGGCGATCACGGCCGCGAGGGCTGCGACGGTCAGGGCGGCTGCGGCGGCCATGACCATGACCACGGGCACGACCACGGCGGTTGCGGCTGTGGCGGCGGCGGGCATCACCACGGGCGCGGGCATGGCCACGGGCGCCGTCGCGGTGGGCGCGGCTGCGGCTGTGGCGGCCAGGATCATGCGGCCGAGGCGGTTCCGGTGCTGCGCGATGCGCCGCGCCAGGGCGGCGGCTGTGGCTGCGGCGGCGGCGGCTCTTGCCGGGGCTGA
- a CDS encoding phosphoethanolamine transferase, whose product MSSTPLPFSPPGPGRAPAPSRVQLSPWGLNLLVAAYLLLALNGGLWSAIFRVFAKDPVALVAFGASVSVLLLLLMAFVTLPRLQRPALALMILTAAVAEHFRAAYGVLIDRDMIQNAMLTTTTESKHLFTLQFFRDIGLWGVLPAALIFVLPLKPVRLRSLIWRWPLGIALTTALLLGLLVSNYRSFAPAVRNHREMLAAFQPGAPLRAMARYGVLRFATADITAAPYGRDARPGPLLQAAQKPVLFVLFVGETARAQNFGLNGYGRDTTPELAKLDVVNFTDTSSCGTSTAVSVPCMFSDLGTEGYAQKRFLGRENLVDILAHAGLKVEWIDNNTGDQQVAKRLGPVTRVDATLDPAACAGGECTDAAFLPIIKARMETITENTVLVLHMIGSHGPAYYLRYPADQAVFKPDCRSSAFADCKAEEIVNAYDNSIRMTDHVLAETVRMMAAQDRVIPAMYFVSDHGESLGEKGLYLHAAPMFMAPDEQRKVPFVIWLSQAFQDAMQVPQACLAAQSGAAVSHDNLFHSVLGLLDIRTSVRKDALDLSHDCRKGGA is encoded by the coding sequence ATGTCGAGCACCCCCCTTCCCTTTTCGCCGCCCGGACCCGGCAGGGCCCCCGCCCCGTCGCGGGTGCAGCTGAGCCCCTGGGGGCTCAATCTGCTGGTCGCGGCCTATCTGCTTTTGGCGCTGAACGGCGGCCTGTGGTCGGCGATCTTCCGGGTCTTCGCCAAGGATCCGGTGGCGCTGGTGGCCTTTGGCGCCTCGGTCAGCGTGCTTTTGCTGCTGCTGATGGCCTTTGTCACCCTGCCCCGGCTGCAGCGTCCAGCGCTGGCGCTGATGATCCTGACCGCCGCCGTGGCCGAGCATTTCCGCGCCGCCTATGGCGTGCTGATCGACCGCGACATGATCCAGAACGCCATGCTGACCACGACGACGGAAAGCAAGCATCTGTTCACGCTGCAGTTTTTCCGCGATATCGGGCTGTGGGGCGTGCTGCCCGCGGCGCTGATCTTCGTCCTGCCGCTGAAGCCGGTGCGGCTGCGCAGCCTGATCTGGCGCTGGCCGCTGGGGATTGCCCTGACGACGGCGCTGCTGTTGGGGCTTCTGGTCAGCAATTACCGCAGCTTCGCCCCCGCCGTGCGCAACCACCGCGAGATGCTGGCCGCCTTCCAGCCCGGGGCGCCGCTGCGGGCGATGGCGCGCTATGGCGTGCTGCGCTTTGCTACCGCCGACATCACCGCCGCGCCCTATGGCCGCGATGCCCGCCCGGGGCCCTTGCTGCAGGCGGCGCAAAAGCCGGTGCTCTTCGTGCTTTTCGTCGGCGAGACCGCGCGGGCGCAGAATTTCGGGCTGAACGGCTATGGGCGCGACACCACCCCGGAACTGGCGAAACTTGACGTGGTGAATTTCACCGACACCTCTTCTTGCGGCACCTCGACCGCGGTGTCGGTGCCCTGCATGTTTTCCGATCTGGGCACCGAGGGCTATGCGCAAAAGCGCTTCCTTGGCCGCGAAAATCTGGTCGACATCCTGGCCCATGCCGGGCTGAAGGTGGAATGGATCGACAACAACACCGGCGATCAGCAGGTGGCGAAACGGCTGGGCCCGGTGACGCGGGTCGATGCGACGCTGGATCCGGCCGCCTGTGCGGGGGGCGAATGCACCGATGCCGCCTTCCTGCCGATCATCAAGGCGCGGATGGAGACGATCACCGAAAACACCGTGCTCGTCCTGCACATGATCGGCAGCCACGGGCCGGCCTATTACCTGCGCTACCCGGCCGATCAGGCGGTGTTCAAACCCGATTGCCGGTCTTCGGCCTTTGCCGATTGCAAGGCCGAGGAAATCGTCAACGCCTATGACAATTCGATCCGCATGACCGATCATGTGCTGGCCGAGACGGTGCGGATGATGGCGGCGCAAGACCGCGTGATCCCGGCGATGTATTTCGTCTCGGATCATGGCGAAAGCCTTGGCGAGAAAGGGCTTTATCTGCATGCCGCGCCGATGTTCATGGCGCCTGACGAACAGCGCAAGGTGCCCTTCGTGATCTGGCTGTCGCAGGCCTTCCAGGACGCGATGCAGGTGCCGCAAGCCTGTCTGGCGGCGCAATCCGGGGCGGCGGTGTCGCATGACAACCTCTTCCATTCGGTGCTGGGCCTGCTCGACATCCGGACCTCGGTGCGCAAGGATGCGCTGGATCTGAGCCACGACTGCCGCAAGGGGGGGGCGTGA
- the puhE gene encoding putative photosynthetic complex assembly protein PuhE: MNNPWLVALTTIFVWWFSTGAILWRIRRADLSGRAAHMRSVVGGLPLLIGGYIAMANSADDTSVRGAHVAFLSAVSVWGWFELAFLSGVVAGPNRDHCPPFASMTERFLRSVGTLLWHEIGLISALILCAVLVWTGENHFGLWTFATLFFARVSAKLNLFLGVPRINTQFLPKPLAHLASHFRHARMNFLFPVSITVLTFATGCWMERAADAQTDGIFIGFVLLTVLTALALLEHWFMVLPLPDQKLWTWMLPSVEDPAETVAEPVPGRIPVGE, encoded by the coding sequence ATGAACAATCCCTGGCTCGTGGCGCTGACGACGATCTTCGTGTGGTGGTTTTCCACCGGCGCGATCCTGTGGCGCATCCGCCGGGCCGACTTGTCGGGCCGGGCGGCGCATATGCGCTCGGTCGTCGGCGGGCTGCCGCTGCTGATCGGCGGCTATATCGCCATGGCCAATTCCGCCGATGACACCTCGGTGCGCGGCGCCCATGTCGCCTTCCTCTCTGCCGTTTCGGTCTGGGGCTGGTTCGAACTTGCGTTTCTCTCGGGCGTCGTCGCCGGTCCGAACCGCGATCATTGCCCGCCCTTCGCCTCGATGACGGAACGGTTCCTCCGCTCGGTCGGCACGCTTCTGTGGCATGAAATCGGCCTGATCTCGGCCTTGATCCTCTGCGCGGTGCTGGTCTGGACCGGCGAGAATCACTTCGGCCTCTGGACCTTCGCGACGCTGTTCTTCGCCCGGGTCTCGGCGAAGCTGAACCTGTTCCTGGGCGTGCCGCGGATCAACACCCAGTTCCTGCCGAAACCGCTGGCCCATCTGGCCAGCCATTTCCGCCACGCCCGGATGAACTTCCTGTTCCCGGTCTCGATCACCGTGCTGACCTTTGCCACCGGCTGCTGGATGGAACGGGCGGCGGATGCGCAGACCGACGGCATCTTCATCGGCTTCGTGCTGCTGACCGTGCTGACCGCGCTTGCGCTTCTGGAACACTGGTTCATGGTGCTGCCGCTGCCCGACCAGAAGCTCTGGACCTGGATGCTGCCCTCGGTCGAGGATCCGGCCGAAACGGTGGCCGAGCCGGTGCCGGGGCGCATCCCCGTGGGCGAGTGA
- the puhC gene encoding photosynthetic complex assembly protein PuhC: protein MAQLPLSPAPQRPETKTPGKPEAELIPKPLLRAMIGIALLSLALTTYAVLTGRPHEGVPAPGKVVAEKLVVLKDIDARHATVSDPEGNILLDLPEGGFVDVMAAAVRRSRAVARITDNPPVRIVRYDNGRLAMEDPATGWSTELYAFGADSKAAFERILDMK from the coding sequence ATGGCACAGCTTCCGCTTTCCCCTGCCCCGCAGCGCCCCGAGACGAAAACCCCCGGCAAGCCCGAGGCCGAGCTGATCCCGAAACCGCTGTTGCGGGCGATGATCGGCATCGCGCTTCTGTCGCTGGCGCTGACCACCTATGCGGTGCTGACCGGGCGCCCGCACGAAGGCGTGCCCGCCCCGGGCAAGGTCGTCGCCGAAAAGCTGGTCGTGCTCAAGGATATCGACGCCCGTCACGCCACCGTCTCCGACCCCGAGGGCAATATCCTGCTGGATCTGCCCGAAGGCGGTTTCGTCGATGTGATGGCGGCGGCCGTGCGCCGCTCGCGCGCCGTGGCGCGGATCACCGACAACCCGCCGGTGCGGATCGTGCGCTATGACAACGGCCGTCTGGCGATGGAAGACCCGGCCACCGGCTGGTCCACCGAACTTTACGCCTTTGGCGCCGACAGCAAGGCCGCCTTCGAGCGTATTCTCGACATGAAGTGA
- a CDS encoding two-component sensor histidine kinase — protein sequence MSRAPLSIRNRLLRAVLGVVALGWLGTVALTALFIDREMSEGFDEELELVAETTILALETGSNPAVPRLVGVSPGQDQRLLRIIRPGAPEPAVPWVSPAVDGYFDHAGWRVLRRSGDHEVVEVAHNQAWRRSEMAEAAVSLLILVGPVVALLILGIRRALRRALAPLDDLAGTIAGRGPDDLSPLPEAGLARELRPLAHGLNGYLARIDDLRAIERRFVANAAHELRTPIAAIRGRLDLLGGPGAAAALPMLDDLTRRVERLLQLSRSEAGLGLGRGPSDLVQVARLLVEEARRQGAEVRFDDGDVESLSLPVDADALAILIRNLLENALEHGTGPVRVVISLAGDGGGAALMIENPTAQTAFVEAPFAKGPGSRGLGLGLSIVAALAAAMGASVDKTIRAGRARVVVRF from the coding sequence ATGAGCCGCGCGCCGCTGTCGATCCGCAACCGGCTGTTGCGCGCCGTGCTGGGGGTGGTGGCGCTGGGCTGGCTGGGCACGGTGGCGCTGACCGCGCTTTTCATCGACCGCGAGATGAGCGAGGGCTTCGACGAGGAGCTGGAACTGGTCGCCGAGACGACGATCCTCGCACTCGAAACCGGCAGCAATCCGGCGGTGCCGCGGCTGGTGGGGGTCTCGCCCGGGCAGGATCAGCGGCTGTTGCGGATCATCCGCCCCGGCGCGCCCGAACCGGCAGTGCCCTGGGTTTCGCCCGCGGTGGACGGCTATTTCGATCACGCGGGCTGGCGCGTTTTGCGGCGCAGCGGCGATCACGAAGTGGTCGAGGTGGCGCATAACCAGGCCTGGCGGCGCTCGGAAATGGCCGAGGCGGCGGTGTCGCTGCTGATCCTGGTCGGCCCGGTGGTGGCGCTGCTGATCCTTGGCATCCGGCGGGCGCTGCGCCGCGCGCTGGCGCCGCTTGACGATCTGGCGGGAACGATTGCCGGGCGCGGTCCCGACGATCTTTCGCCCCTGCCCGAGGCCGGTCTGGCGCGGGAATTGCGCCCGCTCGCGCACGGGCTGAACGGCTATCTGGCGCGGATCGACGATCTGCGCGCGATCGAGCGCCGCTTCGTCGCCAATGCCGCGCATGAGCTGCGCACGCCGATCGCGGCGATCCGGGGGCGGCTGGATCTGCTGGGCGGGCCGGGGGCGGCGGCGGCGCTGCCGATGCTCGATGATCTGACCCGGCGGGTGGAGCGGCTGTTGCAGCTGTCGCGGTCCGAGGCCGGGCTGGGTCTGGGGCGCGGCCCCTCGGATCTGGTGCAGGTGGCGCGGCTTCTGGTCGAGGAGGCGCGGCGGCAGGGGGCAGAGGTGCGCTTCGACGATGGCGATGTCGAAAGCCTGAGCCTGCCCGTCGATGCCGATGCGCTGGCGATCCTGATCCGCAACCTGCTGGAAAACGCGCTGGAACACGGCACCGGGCCGGTGCGGGTGGTGATTTCTCTGGCCGGTGACGGCGGCGGAGCGGCGCTGATGATCGAGAACCCGACCGCGCAGACGGCCTTTGTCGAGGCGCCCTTTGCCAAGGGGCCGGGCTCGCGCGGGTTGGGGCTGGGGCTTTCCATCGTCGCGGCCCTGGCGGCGGCGATGGGCGCCAGTGTCGACAAGACCATCCGCGCCGGGCGGGCGCGGGTGGTGGTGCGGTTTTAA